The DNA region ACCAACGTCATGGTGCAGGCAATCCATCAACAGCTCTAGCTTCAGAGTCATTAAGGCTGGCGTTAAGGTTTGGGGCACAGCGGCCAGCGGGATATGAGTGGTGGCCAAGAGCGATCGCAGCATCCAACCGGTGAGGGGCGATCGCGCTACAAACATCATGCCAAACCGCGATACCCCAGCCCGCTCTGCTAAGAGTTCCGTTTGTCCAGGATAGGCATGGCCCGCCGCTAGCCAGGCCGACTTGGCAATGGGAGCTGTCACCACGCCATCAAACTGCCCTGCCAAAGTTTGATCGATCGCCTCCGACAAAAACTGAAAGCTCGCTTCGCCACTAGCTGCATTGCCCACCCCCCAGCGTACGGCCCGCAGATCGGCTGAGGCTATACCCACATCGATCAACGGCACCGCATCCGGTTCCACCACAGGCACTCCCAGATCCTGTAAGCGATCGTAGGTCTTCACCAGTACCGCCCGGCTACCGACCACCGTCACCGGCACGGCATCCTCGGGACGCTGATAGAGCGATCGCATCACCACTTCAGGGCCAATGCCCGCTGGATCTCCGAGGGCGATCGCCAGCCGAGGCAGCCTTGCCTGATCAGCCAAATCCGATGATGGATCGAAATCCGATTGCGGACGGGATAACACCATAACGTTACATTACTAAACAATGAGCGGAAACAGGGGGTAATCATTCCCCCAACGACTGGGAGGATTCCGGATGGAGCGCAGACCCAAACTGCCTTAGAATACTCTAGGCGGATGTTCAACATCGATCCTAGACAGCCCCAAGTCCTAGGGCAACCGAGGGGCGATCGCGGCTTTTGATAAGCCCACGATGATGTCTAGAAGCGATCGCTGTTGAGCCTGATTCTTCATCATGACGTTAGGGAGACATAGTTTAGATGAGTAGCGAATTTTATAATGCTGCATTTCTGTCGTTTACCTTGATCCTCGTCGGCCTAGCCATGGGGTTTTTGCTGCTCAAGCTGCAGGGTGGCGAAGAGTAATTCAACGGCGAGGGGCTTGAATATGCAAGTCCCTGCCTTGGCTCTCTATCAACTAGAATCCTTGCCTGGCAAGCATTACACCTATATATAGTCCGATCAGATCCAACGGTGATCTGCGGCTCTTTAAGTCTTCACAGGATCTACACAGGATTTCTATCCTGGCAACACTAGCTATATGAGAAAAGGCTAACCACTTTCTGATAACATCTTATAAAAAGTTAATGTTTTGCAATTGAGATTAAATCCCTCATGACTTTACTGATTGTCGGTGCCACAGGTACGTTGGGAAGGCAGGTCACCCGTCGCGCCCTAGATGAGGGATTTCAGGTTCGCTGCCTGGTTCGCAGTGCCCGCAAAGCATCGTTTCTCAAAGAGTGGGGAGCGGAGTTAGCCCTAGGCGACCTCACCCTCCCTGAGACCCTGCCTGCAGCCTTTGAAGGGGTGACGGCCGTGATTGATGCCTCTACCTCACGCGCCACCGATTCGGTGCCCATTAAGGCAGTTGATTGGGACGGCAAGGTTGCTCTAATCCAGGCAGCCAAAGCCGCCAACGTCGAGCGATTTATCTTCTTCTCCATTCTAGGTGTCGAAGACCATCCCGACGTGCCATTGATGCAAATCAAGCACTGCACAGAACAGTTTTTGCAAGAGTCGGGCGTTCCCTACACCGTCTTACGGCTATGCGGCTTTTTCCAAGGCTTGATTAGCCAGTATGCCATTCCCATCCTAGAGAAACAGGCGGTGTGGGTGATGGGGAACACGTCTCCCATTGCCTATATGGACACCCAGGATATTGCTCGGTTTGCGGTACGCGCCCTGCAAGTTCCCGAAACCGAAAACCGCGTTTTTCCCGTGGTGGGCAACCGGGCCTGGAGTGCCTACGAAATTATTCGCGTCTGCGAGCGCATGTCGGGGCAAGAGGCTAAGGTTACCCGAATGCCTATTGGTCTGCTGAGAAGCATTCGACGGGTAGCCCTCTTCTTTGAATGGACGTGGAACGTCGCCGATCGCTTAGCCTTTACAGAAGTAATTGCCTCGGGTAAGCCCCTAGACGCCTCTATGGATGAAACCTACGAGGTCTTTGGGCTTGATCGCAGTGAAACTGGCACCTTGGAAGATTATCTCAAAGAATACTTCAGCCGCATTATGAAGAAGCTGAAGGAATTGGAGTATGAGCGGGAGAAGCGCATGAAAAAGAAGCGCACGCCTTTCAAAACCCCTAAGTCTTAATCCATCAAGGCAGCGATCGCCCTTTCATCCCTAGGGCTCACGCAGGGCTACACCGTGTCAAGATAGGATGATATGAGACTCAAGTTTGAACGTTGTGGGGATGAGATGCCCAAGGGCGATCGCCAAGCCACTGATACGTTTTCGTTCTGTTAAACCATGATGATTGAGGCATTATGAAAAGGATTTTATCTCGAATTTTTGCACTATTGTTGGTCTGTACAGTAGCTATGGGCTGTGCAGCATCGCCCGGCGGGCTGAGCGGCGACTATCGCCAAGATACCCTCAGCCTGATTGACACCCTGCGAACAGCCATTGAAATGCCAGAAGGCACCCCCGAAAAGGCAGGAGTCCAAGCTGACGCGCGGCAAATGATCAATGACTTTTCAGCTCGCTATCGCCGCAACGGCAGCTACACCCGCCTCAGCTCCTTCACCACTATGCAAACGGCTCTCAATGCCCTAGCCGGTCACTACAGCTCCTACCCCAATCGCCCCGTTCCAGCCAAGCTCCAAGATCGTTTAGAGCTAGAGTTCAAGCGCGTGGAAGCGGCCCTACGGCGAGG from Candidatus Obscuribacterales bacterium includes:
- the pdxA gene encoding 4-hydroxythreonine-4-phosphate dehydrogenase PdxA, coding for MVLSRPQSDFDPSSDLADQARLPRLAIALGDPAGIGPEVVMRSLYQRPEDAVPVTVVGSRAVLVKTYDRLQDLGVPVVEPDAVPLIDVGIASADLRAVRWGVGNAASGEASFQFLSEAIDQTLAGQFDGVVTAPIAKSAWLAAGHAYPGQTELLAERAGVSRFGMMFVARSPLTGWMLRSLLATTHIPLAAVPQTLTPALMTLKLELLMDCLHHDVGLPQPRIAIAGLNPHSGEQGQLGREEVDWLQGWLDDQRQRFPQAQLDGLTPPDTLWVKPGQAWFGTRPVEAHDAYLALYHDQGLIPVKLMAFDRAVNTTIGLPFVRTSPDHGTAFDIAGQGKADATSFLAALQLGEDLARQRVKPPSSNAL
- a CDS encoding SDR family oxidoreductase, which codes for MTLLIVGATGTLGRQVTRRALDEGFQVRCLVRSARKASFLKEWGAELALGDLTLPETLPAAFEGVTAVIDASTSRATDSVPIKAVDWDGKVALIQAAKAANVERFIFFSILGVEDHPDVPLMQIKHCTEQFLQESGVPYTVLRLCGFFQGLISQYAIPILEKQAVWVMGNTSPIAYMDTQDIARFAVRALQVPETENRVFPVVGNRAWSAYEIIRVCERMSGQEAKVTRMPIGLLRSIRRVALFFEWTWNVADRLAFTEVIASGKPLDASMDETYEVFGLDRSETGTLEDYLKEYFSRIMKKLKELEYEREKRMKKKRTPFKTPKS
- the psb27 gene encoding photosystem II protein Psb27, whose protein sequence is MKRILSRIFALLLVCTVAMGCAASPGGLSGDYRQDTLSLIDTLRTAIEMPEGTPEKAGVQADARQMINDFSARYRRNGSYTRLSSFTTMQTALNALAGHYSSYPNRPVPAKLQDRLELEFKRVEAALRRGA